Proteins encoded within one genomic window of Verrucomicrobiota bacterium:
- a CDS encoding IS200/IS605 family transposase: WGTDGIWSEGYFVSTVGINEEIIRRYIKLQGNQDGGQAMLELG; the protein is encoded by the coding sequence TTGGGGCACGGATGGAATTTGGTCGGAAGGTTATTTTGTTTCTACTGTTGGGATAAATGAAGAGATCATTCGCCGATACATCAAGCTACAGGGCAATCAAGACGGCGGACAAGCTATGCTTGAACTAGGCTAA